Part of the Amblyomma americanum isolate KBUSLIRL-KWMA chromosome 7, ASM5285725v1, whole genome shotgun sequence genome, CGACATCGGGCAGAAGGCAGACAGAAAAGCGATGGACGCAGGCATTTGTCCCCGTCGTGAATTCCCCCTTCATCCCTCCGCACCTCTGGCCTGAACAACGAACAACCCACTACACAATGCCTATTACGTGCATTGCACAGTTCCAGGCAGTTCAGACACGAGCAAGCATTTGACTGACGGTTTATGTCGTCATAGGCTGCGATCGCGCCAGTGTTGCCTGACTGCCACACAGTCAAGGAGAACttttaaaaattcaattacaaattatttgctgcaGTTAATGAGCTCATATTTAGCCCAATTGTTCCGAGATACATAGCGAACAAAATGCGATAAACAGCTTGAGtctgaaaaatggtgtcatgacccctttaagtgTGTAAGAGGAATAATTTGAATTATGCAGCTGTGTGGCAAATATGTAGACATACATATAAGCAATGCCACTTGTAAGTGCCACATATTTAACTACAATTCTACTTACAGCATCAACCATGTCGAAACAAATGTTGCCGTCCTTGCTTTCTTGAACCAGACCATTGTAAAAGGTGTTGAGGTCCCTGTACGGCCGTTCGCAGATTATGCACAAGTCTGTAAGGTTCTTGGATTTCTGCAAGATGTATAAATGGCATTAAGTAAAAGCATACCATTAGCAGCTGCATGTAGCCAAGATGCACTTACTGCCTCAGACTGGTTTATGCATTTGTTCATTTGAACTAACTTCTCGTTGAACATAATTGTCTCATTGCGGACGACATGGGTCCCATTCCCTTTGACAGGGTGCTGAAAACAACCTGGCAACAGCAAGCAATGCAAAATTAATTTCTCAATACAGCATAGAGACTGCTGATTAGTTGTCTCCATGCTTACCATCGCACGAAGCACTTTTCCAGAGATCATGGATGTGTTTAAAGGTTTTATCAACGATGGACACCTTCGAAGAGGAGAAAAACTGGTCCTGGCATAGCCGCGTCCCCGGATCTGTAGTCTGAGCACATGAGAACAGAACATTTTAGTACGATTAAAAACACGAAACAAAGCACGAAATATGAAACGAAGCAAGATTTAAAAACATATCGGGAAAAGCGCCACTTCAAGTTTGTGTCTACAGCAAGCAGGATAGACGGTTTGCAAATGCACATCAAGCAAGAAAAGCAAGACAGGGCATTATATTTGTTTTGAAGCATGGTTTGTGTTTCAACCAAACTAAGATAACTGACGCCAAAGCATAAATAGCTGGGAACTCAGAGGAAGTAATGCGTTCTTACATTAGTCTCAAGTTGATAGAAGATGCCGATCGCGTTTCCGTAGAGAGTGGCACAGTTTACGCACATTGTGAACGGCTGTGCCTTCATGAGCGCGCATCGCTCGAACCGCGACGTCACTTCAGCAATTGTCTGTAGAAGGTTCGTGCAGTTCTCCCAAGGGCGGTCATCGGGCACGTCTCCTATATCTACCGAAGGCCCGAATACGTGTTCGCTGGGCAGAAGCGTCCTGACTGGGGCGTTTGAGGCTCGAATAACCACCAAAGTCACGGcgaacacacacaaacacgccgTTCGCGCTTGCAGCGGGAGCTGCATGGTGCTGGCTTGTCAGGGCGTGGTTTTTATGGTTAAGCGCCGGCTAAATCCACATTGCTTCGTTAGCGGTGGCACGGAGTGTAGGTACGCCTCCTCCTTGTCACGATTCTGCATCTGTGCCACAGCAGTCATATGGCTCAATCGCTATATGAATcacaaacacaacacaaacacatgACCTCCGCACTGGTCGGGATCGTAGACAGCGATTGGTTGGTTTTCTTTTCGTGCTTATGATAAGCTGGATAAACAGCCGCACGGTGAGCGACGAGAAAAAGAAATGTAAAACTAACATTATTATTTAGatgtctcattttttttcttttattaaacCTTTGATTTGGCGCAGTTAGTCACCGAGTTCTCAACACTGACGCGATGTGCTGTTTTTgtatttagcttttttttttgcaacacacGGCGAGTGTTTTGTGATTTTGCAGGCATACGACATGAACAACTACCTGACCCACAGCGGAGTTTTGACCCAAGCAGGGCCAGCAGGGTCTTCAGTTTCGGGCGTTGGAGTGCACACCGTCCTCGCTGATGACTTTGCGAAAAAAGAACGCTTCCAGCAAAGGCATTACGCTTTACACAAGGAACTTCAGCAGATGGCCAGAGATCTTCCCCTGTAAGCCCGTCTTTACATACGGGCCGCAAAATCTTGTCTGTAATGATGTGTTATGTTTTGAGCAGCCACTGAAGAAGCCTTTTATTCTTATTTGCATCCTGAGCATAGAATACAAACAGGCaaggcaaataaataaaaaggaacagCCAGGCAGGACCAACGTTGGCAGAACGCCAATATGGTGTCACTGTAATTAGGGGGCTCTTGTAATTGTCATTCTAATCACTCGGCCTAGGCTGCGGTGTAAATTACCAATTTCACTGATCTTGCACCACACTCACGCCATGTCCTTCCACAAGACATTTTCATTAATCTTGGAGCGTCCTTGAAATTTTTGCACCTATTATGAGAGCCGCCATGCAATTTTCGAGCTTGATTTTTGTTGTCTTATTTGGTGGCAGTGTAGTACACTTTCTAGTAGCGTTCAGCTTGTTTTTCAAAGCAGCAGTGTTTCTTTAGTCTGCACAGTCTTTGTTGCACGTGCCCTTTGAAGTCGCAACTGTTATGCAAGGAATGCTAAAATGTCCTTTGTGAAGAATGCTCAGGTGTGCGAAGCATATTGGCCCCCGTTGAATGTGGGCAGCTGTGAGAGTAAGTGGTTGAAAAGAGCCCTTTATCGGTGTGCAGTAATAGTTCTTGTTGAGCGTACACATTCACATGCATGGGAAAGTTAGCAAAAGAAGAATGGCACGGGGTTGACAGTGGACAAGAATGGCAGAAGAAGTTGTGGTGGCTACAGATTTCATGACTTGCTACTAGGTGTGGAAGCAGTTGTCATTCTTTGAAAACAAACACATTAAACGTATTTCACTCCCAGTCAGCATAATGAGGTATTAGAATATAAATTATGACTTAATATAAATTTTTGTAGGTATAATGGTCCTGTATAGCCCAGCAGAAAtggaactgtacagaaattttaTTCTGCATGCTTCATTATCGCTGGGGCGTATGTTTATTTCTCCACAAATCTTTTTGTGTAGGTGCAGGTACTTCAGCAGTTGAAGAATGCTGCATTGCATTATTCGAGGCAGCAACAAGGGGGAAGGTTATGGGGAGTGGCAGGCCTGACAGTACACTTTGGAAACAAGGAGCACATTATGTGATAGTGTACAGAGCTGATTCATGTTGTACCTGAGTGAGAGCACAACATAGCTGTTGGAAGCCTGCATGTGAAGTCTGTGAATGCGAGTGTGTTGCTACTGGCATAACTGTGCAAGTACGTCCTTCACAGCTGAAATGATGTTTAAGTTTGCAACTAAGCTGCCATTGCACTTTCTTGGCATTGTAGATTTTATTTGTTCTGCTCCCAGGAACTGCCAGCAACGGCTACCCTACGAGCTGCTGTCCAGTCTCGCCAACTCCCTTTTGGATGGCACTGTCTGTGAAATTGTGCGTGGCCTCAAAGACATCCAGATGATGGAGGAGAAGGGTCTCTACGAGACACGCAAGAACGTCATTAAATCACAGGCAGGTCTGTCAAGCATTGCACACTGCTGGCCTTGTTGGTTCATTCTTCAAGAAGCGAAAGTGGCAGAGCAAATTATCAATGAGGATGCAGAGAATAAGACACGATGGGTGCTCAGCGTCAACAACACTTTATTGGATATATAGCTAATGTGTTGTGCATCTGTACCCATAAACAGACTTATTAGGCAGTGTACATTCCAGATTAATGCCTGGCTACAAGAGCAACTCAAGAAACCCTATCTCTCTTGTGCAGGACCTCCGATATACCACTCATGCTGTCTTTGCCTCCTATTTTAGTATGGAATGCTTTCACAAGTTTGTGCGCAGTTCTATCTTCACAATGGGGTATTTTggcgagctagttggtgcatgatgttAAATGAGGAAGCAGCGCTAAAAACAAGACTGCACAGGCGCTCTTCTCATTCAGATTGCTTTCACAAGCAGTCGTCACGTTTCGACAGAACTTTGGCTTCACAAAGGTGAAGCCAATATTTGCAAGTTTTATGATGTACTGAAAAGTTTGCAAGTAGCCAAGGTGGCTTAGTGGTAATGATGGTTGGCTGGCTTCTGAGCACGAGGTCATGGGATTCAATCTTGGCTGCAGTGGCTGCATTTCACTGGAGGCAAAATGAAAAAGGTGCTCAAACCTATAACCTTGTGCTCAGTAGCTGAGTGCCAAACCACTGAATTCCCACAGCAGGCACCGAAATTCCAAGCTTTGAAAAACAAAATGCGCAATTTTGCCGACATCAGTCTAAGGAACATGCTAGATATAGGTTACCATTTATTGCTTTTTATGGCAGATTCATGAACCTTGTTTGGAGAGGTCCAGCTTTTTCTTGTGAGAACTAGCACCAACTCAACTATGGAGTGACGTTTGTTGTGAATTTCCGCATTTCAGAGTATAAATTGGCTGTAATGTTTACTTCGTAAATGATTAGAATGATGCCTCTTCAATGTGAACAAACAGAAAGGTTTACAAGTTGCTATCTGTGCTTATGGTGCACTCCAGAGACAAAAGTGGAGCTGCAGAGGCGACAGAGGGAGAAAAAGGAGGCCCTGCTCCTGGCTGGAGCACAGAGTCCCGCACTTATCGACTTGGCACAGGAGAAGGAAACCAAGGTGTGCACATACTGGCTGTTCATTTTTCACATCATTGAACATGTGTGTAGCATACTGGGCCattatattccacctgaaattgTCATGCGGGATTGATCAGTCCAGTCACATTTGTTTTGGGTTGTGCAGATTGAACATGGCATTTTTTTTACACAATATACTGGGGACATGGCCTGATTGGAAAAGGAAGGGCAAACCATATAACAAGAAACAGAAAGGGTTGCCTTGAGGTGAGCAAATTGGTCCTTCAGCTATATTCAAAATAGAAGAAATGGGCACCTTTCCTTTCTGCTTCATTTTGCAGCAATCTTGACTGCATCTGTCATGTGCACAGTTTATTGTAAATGCAGAAATGTTAATTTAATTTTCCATCATCCATTGCTACCAGAGGTCAGGTTTTTGGTGCATATTTCATAGGTTCCAGCAGAGGGTTTGGCTGTATTCCTGGCTGTATCTGAGCAGCCAAAAATAACTGTGTTGAATACGTATGCTTACAAGTTTTGAACACGCCGCAGTTCAGCTGTTGATAGGATGCATCAAGTCAGGTTGCTTGAGAGACTTTTGAGTCATATTTGAATTCAGCCAAAAGAGCATTGTGGGAATGTATTGAACTTTATAAGATCTCAGGAAAGGACTGTCTTGAGTGTTGCGTATTCACAACGTACTACAGGGAACCACTAGCAGCAGAGAGAGGGCCAACAGTTTCTTATAAAATATTGTTTTGGTGAACCACCGCCTGCTGTATCATTGTTGGTGGAGTCTTGAGAGAATTTAGGTTGGTGTATGATAACAGTGCCAGCATTAGAAGAGCATTTTGTGTTGACAAAGGATTTACCTTTACACGTGCACATTAGTTTTATTAGCTGGCATATTTCTACAGTGTAGTGGTATCGGTGGTGGCTGTGCTGGTAGTGGTTGGTGTGAAGACATGAAATTTGTAGCTAGCACCTCTAATCATGTCTCAGTGTTGCATCTTGTAACATTATCAAGATCCACCCATATGGCAGAATTTTGAGAGTGCTTGTGTAACGAAATTGCAATGTTGCTGGCAAGGCTTGCCTTCCTCACATTTTGTAGCTTTGGACTGCAGTCTGCTATGCAAGCTGCAATGATTGAACTGTGCATTGTGGAAAATAGCATgcggatttcatttttttttttaactcagtaTCTTTTTAAGCCTGGCATGTCCAGGAGCACATTGTTTAATCGAGCCAGCTGGAATGGATGCTTTAAGTCGGATTGTCCATATGTGTTTGTATGGTCAGGCAACACCTTAAGACAGTTCTTACTGcttccatgctgcagaaaaacaCTGCGAAAGGCATGCATGTGTGCTTGTTTCCCAATTATTTGTAATATTTGTAATTTTGGTTTGTTGCTCAATTCATGCGCTTTGTGTTCAGGCGCTTGAGCAGATGCACCAGGAAGAGCTCACCCGAGTCGATATGAGGATCATCAACCAGCTGGACCAACTTGTGAGTCTCCTGTCGCTGACCCTTTTCTGTGCTTTTCCAACTGCCACGTGCGTTTTGCTTTTCTTGCACCTTTCACTTCTTTGAAGTTTATTCTACAGTTGTCAGTTTATCACACTGCCTTCAGGTTTTTGGAATCTGTTCACATtacttctcttttcttttctaaCCTTCTTTACACTTGTTCGAGAGAAATATggattcctttttcttttcttttctaattcAGGGCATCCCTTTCTTGGTAGAGAGCATGTTAGTTCATTCCATCTGAGTAATTGGTGTAAGGTCAGTGTAGAACGTATAGCTAACATTTATTGCGCATATTTTCATCTGGGAATTTACTCCGCTTTTGTGGCTCCTGCCAGAAATGAACGCTAAAGAATAACCAGATGTGTGAGCAATAATTCTGAAGGTATTCGCTGTATGTCTGGCTTTAATTGCAGTCTATGCTGCAGagccagttgcaaatgaaaataTGTGAGTAGGGATAACGCAGCTAAAAATCAGGTCTCTTAGTAAGCAAAAGTTCCCAGCATTAGTAGTGGAAcagaaaaaattggttttgaaaacttgttttggggaaaggaaatgacctaGTAACTGTCTCAggtatcttggtggacacctgaaccccactgtaagggaggggataaaggagggcgtgaaagacgaaaggaagaaagaggtgcagtagtggaggtctatttcaaccacatggggatctttagcatgcactgagaCCCTTTGTTAAACTCTGTACATCTGCTTTCCTGCACAGCAAAAACCCTTTCATTATCGCAGAAGCTGGGTGCAGACTTTAACACCATGCCTTTTGCTGTGCACACACTGAGGAGCAGTATGAGACAGCTGCCTTGTTGTCCTTGCTTTGTGACCACAGCAGGGACAGTAAATTGTACCTGCAAAGCAATGGCTTGGTAGCTTAATCCCGTTATTGCAACAGCAACTAAGTGCAGAATGCAGGAAAGAGGGAGGAGGTGACATCCGGAGTTTTGCAAAGGGTCCATAGTGTCACCATTTCTGCGAACTGTCAGTAATGAGGAATAATGATGGAATTGAATCTGCTTCCACAGGTGAGTGAACAGCAAGTTGTCTTGGAAAAGGCGGGTGTTCCAGGCTTCTATGTCACCAACAACCCCATGGAGATAACCATCCAGCAGCACCTGCTTCAATTTATCTCAACTG contains:
- the LOC144098475 gene encoding osteopetrosis-associated transmembrane protein 1; the protein is MQLPLQARTACLCVFAVTLVVIRASNAPVRTLLPSEHVFGPSVDIGDVPDDRPWENCTNLLQTIAEVTSRFERCALMKAQPFTMCVNCATLYGNAIGIFYQLETNTTDPGTRLCQDQFFSSSKVSIVDKTFKHIHDLWKSASCDGCFQHPVKGNGTHVVRNETIMFNEKLVQMNKCINQSEAKSKNLTDLCIICERPYRDLNTFYNGLVQESKDGNICFDMVDAMNATRFLWSSHFCSVHHYQNAPAFVVAGVVGLLVILFYAGAGTIITPLNTELVQPKRLLRRRSRYGSTSPGSCSPKLVPP
- the gdl gene encoding gonadal protein gdl, with amino-acid sequence MNNYLTHSGVLTQAGPAGSSVSGVGVHTVLADDFAKKERFQQRHYALHKELQQMARDLPLNCQQRLPYELLSSLANSLLDGTVCEIVRGLKDIQMMEEKGLYETRKNVIKSQAETKVELQRRQREKKEALLLAGAQSPALIDLAQEKETKALEQMHQEELTRVDMRIINQLDQLVSEQQVVLEKAGVPGFYVTNNPMEITIQQHLLQFISTVGNTPLFTSPL